GTCATTCTCAGCATTATTTCCTAAAGCATTTTTAGGAACTATTTGAGTTTGATGTTTAGTTTcctcaaatttatttgcaCAATCCAAAATGCCCTTTATaatgtttattatttgagtGAGTCGGTATTCAATTTGCGGatttttaagaaatttatcaatatttgtttttatcttttctttaaaactTTTGCTCATATTATAATGGGAAAGGTAACAAATATCTGGTGGAATCTTTGGGTATTGATTGTTGATTGAAATCTCTAATTCAAGTCCTTTAAATTGTTTTTCAACATTGTTTGGAGTGCAAGAGTTTGATAAATTCaagttattaaaagaatttaatacaTTTCTTGAGCTTGGATGATCTTCTGGTGATAGTGGTCTGCTATCCAAAattttattgttaatatgGTCATCTAAAACAAAACGTGTATTATTTATACTAATATTCCCAATCAAAACAGTCAGTAACAAATCTCTATTTGATATGGTAGtctttatatttgattcaGAGTTTGAAAAAAGGGATGATGAGCTGTCAGTCACTTCGTCTTCGCCTTGatcatcttcaaataaaatcaaaCTCCCACTGCTCCCATCAATGTTTGATAAGGAATTCAGTCCGCAAAACCTTGTACTTTCTGTTGAAATAAATCCAAAATCTAAAATGTGAACTATTGCATGCTCATCtttagaaattatttccagCTCTTCAGCTAGGCTGATAATCGAATCTTTACTCATTTGATcgcattttttttattaatttcctgttaaattaaaaagaaatcagTAGAGCGCCCAATTAAATTTCATAATTTGTTTCTTAGATGTTATAAGAAATGAATGGAAAAGTTAGCCAAATAAATCGATTGACAAATGATATTTTTGTCTCTAATCGGTGCATTTGAGCCCTTTATAAGCATAGATAACCTCAAATTTATTGTGAAAAACCTTCAGATTTTAACAGGGAAAGAAATCAAGTTTATTAAGCATGCAGAAACTAATATAAATTTGGTTATGAAGGGAAGGTGTAGTGTTGGTAATATTTCTGACCTTAAGGACTATGCAGATTTGAAGGAGCAATCAAATCCAGGGAATCATCAACAGATCTCTACAAATTCTATGCTGGAAGTATTGCTTAagatgaaaaataaattcatcaCAGAAAACTCAAAAAATCAGATGGATTccaacttttttttaattggaATAACAAGTTTGGATATATTTCCAACAAATGATCATGAATATGTATTCGGTCAAAGCGACCCAGAAAAAGGAATTGCAATAATATCTGCATATAGGCtatatcaaaataataaaaacttAATGAATAGTCgaatattaaaagtaataatgcATGAATATGGtcatttaatgaaattaggGCATTGTAAACACGTATG
This is a stretch of genomic DNA from Cryptosporidium parvum Iowa II chromosome 3, whole genome shotgun sequence. It encodes these proteins:
- a CDS encoding hypothetical protein (similar to 18978232, possible Zn-dependent metalloprotease), whose translation is MIFLSLIGAFEPFISIDNLKFIVKNLQILTGKEIKFIKHAETNINLVMKGRCSVGNISDLKDYADLKEQSNPGNHQQISTNSMLEVLLKMKNKFITENSKNQMDSNFFLIGITSLDIFPTNDHEYVFGQSDPEKGIAIISAYRLYQNNKNLMNSRILKVIMHEYGHLMKLGHCKHVCLMSVICSISELDNRTLYCCENCLNQIREKSSTSESVKNLFEF